CGAATACCGCCGGGTGTTGGCACAGGTCGATGCACTGCTTGAAAAGCGGCTACAACTTAATCAGGAAGCGCGGTGGCATTTTCTCGCTGAGTCGCCCTATATGCTGGAAGACGAGTACAACTGGAACCTGGGGCTCGCGGTCTTTGAACGGTTTGCCCGGTTCAATGAAGCTGCCGCGGCGCGCAAGGGAAAATATCAAACCTGTATCACCGATAACATCATCGGTTACTGCGACCAGTTGTTTGGTTGGACCGGCAACGCGGCGGCGTATTATCGGGAATTTGACGAAGATCTCGCCGATCGCATCTTTGATGCCGTCCAGGAGGAGTCTTCCGAGCACGATCCCACCGCGGGCATTCGCGGTGGTAGCAAGCTGGTGCGGCAAAAGCCGAAAGTGGTTACCGATCGACTGGAACAGTACTTTTTTGGCAGCCTGTTGGGACGTGCATTGGCTGTGGTACTGGATATCGCGCTGATTCACCTGATGATCGGCGTGGTGGCCACTGCAGTGATCATGAGAGTCTCGGGGCAGTCCGAAACTGATGCCACTTTCACCGGCTTTCTGGTTTCCGGGAGCATTTTCCTGGTGGCTACCTGGTTGGCAGAGTGCTCAAGCTGGCAGACAACGCCGGGGAAATGGTTACTCGGTTACCGGGTGACGGACAAGAACTTCCAGCGGGTGGGGTATCTGCATGGCCTTTGGCGCACCCTCAGTTTTACCCTGATTGTACCTACGTTCAAGATCGGATGGCTGATCAACTGCTTTCTCAGCGGCAACCTGTTACATGACCGTATGAGTCGAACTTATGTCATCAATTATCGTAAGAGCCGCGAGGAATATCTGCGTCGACAGAAGTAGTTGTGGGGAGCTGAGTTGGCGATCTGAGTTGGGGAAAATCACCAGGTTAACGTGAAAATACCCT
The Microbulbifer celer DNA segment above includes these coding regions:
- a CDS encoding RDD family protein; this translates as MNPWQVLGIEACDDPRAVKRAYAKQLKQNRPDEKPEAFQQLHTAYKQALHMARSRAQQREAVAEPAAEPVAEPQAVEVSTAELPPNAVEVTEPDARRTGHTHQEVINDEGAISEPKSAISEPKNADSLQQDTDSVEQEAIRVREDAARQLRIDEYRRVLAQVDALLEKRLQLNQEARWHFLAESPYMLEDEYNWNLGLAVFERFARFNEAAAARKGKYQTCITDNIIGYCDQLFGWTGNAAAYYREFDEDLADRIFDAVQEESSEHDPTAGIRGGSKLVRQKPKVVTDRLEQYFFGSLLGRALAVVLDIALIHLMIGVVATAVIMRVSGQSETDATFTGFLVSGSIFLVATWLAECSSWQTTPGKWLLGYRVTDKNFQRVGYLHGLWRTLSFTLIVPTFKIGWLINCFLSGNLLHDRMSRTYVINYRKSREEYLRRQK